GTGGATCTCAACACTTTGATGGGCCGGATGATGCGCGAGATGGGGCAAGGTCGCGATCCAACGCCGCTTGAGGAGCGCCTGTGGCGGGACGAGGTGGAGGCGCGCGCGCGCCGGTTCCGCGAGGAGGTGCAGTCCGAGGTTCGTCGCCGTCTGGCCGAGCACAAGGGCGCCGAGCGCGTCGCCAAACACGCGGTGCGCCCCCTTCCTGAGGACTTGGAGTTCGTGCGGGCGACGCGCGACGAGATCCTGCAGTTGCGACGCGCGATCGGTCCGCTGGCGCGGCGCCTGGCCACTCGCTTGGCGATGAAGCGTAAGCATGCTCGCCGCGGGCGCCTCGACGTGCGAAAGACGGTGCGCGCATCGCTGTCCACCGGAGGGGTTCCGTTCGAAACGCGGTTCCGTCATCGCAGTCCGCACAAGCCGGAGTTGTTTGTGCTTTGCGATATCTCAGGAAGCGTGTCGGCGTTTGCGCGCTTCACGCTGATGTTCGTGCATGCTTTTCAAGCTCAGTTCTCGCGGGTGCGTTCCTTCGTGTTCGTGGACACGCTCGACGAGGTAACGCACCTGTTCGAGCACGAAGACTTCCTTGCCGCCGTGGACAGAATGAACGCGGAAGCGCAGGTCGTCTGGCTCGACGGCCATTCCGATTACGGGACATCCCTTGAACGGTTTTGGTCGGACGCCGGCTCGGCTCTCGGTCCGCGCGCGAGCGTGCTCATCCTGGGTGACGCGCGCAATAACTACCGTGAGTCGGGGTCGTGGGTGATCAAGGAGATGCGCAAGAAGGCCAAGCGTGTCTACTGGTTGAACCCGGAGCCACGCCAGCACTGGGACACCGGGGATTCGATCGCCGAGGAATACGCTCGACACGCCGACGGCATGGTCGAGGTCCGCAACCTCCGCCAACTCGAGTCCTTCATCCAGCGCGTTT
The window above is part of the Actinomycetota bacterium genome. Proteins encoded here:
- a CDS encoding VWA domain-containing protein, with amino-acid sequence MLPALLDFVRALRRAGVPVAVSDDLDAMRALAFIPMQDRTAFRATLATTMIKNEAHRPAFDTLFDLYFGTGRGPEALERRDSEDEPPSSEEDYLEELFRAMLAGDQEALRDLARRAVAQFGRVETDRAGSPYFEYRVFRVVDLNTLMGRMMREMGQGRDPTPLEERLWRDEVEARARRFREEVQSEVRRRLAEHKGAERVAKHAVRPLPEDLEFVRATRDEILQLRRAIGPLARRLATRLAMKRKHARRGRLDVRKTVRASLSTGGVPFETRFRHRSPHKPELFVLCDISGSVSAFARFTLMFVHAFQAQFSRVRSFVFVDTLDEVTHLFEHEDFLAAVDRMNAEAQVVWLDGHSDYGTSLERFWSDAGSALGPRASVLILGDARNNYRESGSWVIKEMRKKAKRVYWLNPEPRQHWDTGDSIAEEYARHADGMVEVRNLRQLESFIQRV